A window of Mytilus edulis chromosome 10, xbMytEdul2.2, whole genome shotgun sequence contains these coding sequences:
- the LOC139492966 gene encoding uncharacterized protein — protein MVKLAKRMLSRSNRVLEEVDIGCNVVIPIPVVDRGKGDPRNIMAIVHGKSEKGYRLAIKHGILLGSYTRNQFEPTDSLFLSPSAVSIENFISFRQAVKLSSICDGQGFLKCGCSGKNRCEQNRCACRKAGQLCNSRCHPNLSCKNK, from the coding sequence ATGGTAAAACTAGCCAAGCGTATGTTAAGTCGGTCTAATAGAGTTTTAGAAGAAGTAGACATTGGATGTAATGTGGTTATTCCTATCCCAGTCGTTGATCGTGGAAAAGGTGATCCCCGAAATATAATGGCTATTGTCCATGGAAAGTCAGAGAAAGGCTATCGTCTTGCTATAAAGCATGGTATTCTGTTAGGGTCATACACAAGAAACCAGTTTGAACCCACTGATTCCTTGTTTTTGAGTCCATCAGCTGTTTCAATTGAAAACTTTATATCTTTTCGCCAAGCTGTTAAACTGTCTTCCATTTGCGATGGACAAGGATTTTTAAAGTGTGGATGTTCTGGAAAGAATAGATGTGAACAAAATAGGTGTGCATGTAGAAAAGCAGGACAGTTATGTAACAGTAGATGTCACCCAAACTTGTCATGCAAAAATAAGTAA
- the LOC139492967 gene encoding KRAB-A domain-containing protein 2-like, which yields MAQAQMSLNQEQTYTQKLLQIIEGKLKCNIWNREKYDEILELIVTEPQKADKTSSYYYLVRKYEVLQCGDVKKIVKKRNSSDEDVKYYVCLEDMYSIVQKIHISIGHGGRDKMVKEANRKYANVSYEALELYKELCEECQLKKRRSASKGVVAKPIISKEFNSRGQVDLIDMQSFKYNDYRFLMLYQDHLTKFVILRPLTSKRAYEVAMQILDIFLLFGAPNILQSDNGAEFTANIISELKNLWPECKIVHGKPRHPQSQGSVE from the exons ATGGCTCAGGCACAGATGTCTTTAAATCAAGAGCAAACATATACACAAAAGTTACTTCAAATAATTGAGGGAAAATTAAAGTGCAACATATGGAACCGggaaaaatatgatgaaattttgGAACTTATTGTCACAGAGCCACAGAAAGCCGACAAAACAAGCTCTTATTACTACCTTGTTAGAAA GTATGAAGTTCTTCAATGTGGAGATGtgaaaaaaatcgttaaaaaacGGAATTCATCAGATGAAGatgtaaaatattatgtatgTCTTGAAGACATGTACAGCATAGTACAGAAAATTCACATATCAATAGGTCATGGTGGTAGGGACAAAATGGTAAAGGAGGCAAATAGAAAGTATGCAAACGTTTCATACGAAGCTTTAGAACTTTACAAGGAACTTTGCGAGGAATGCCAACTTAAAAAACGTAGATCTGCTAGCAAAGGCGTTGTTGCCAAGCCTATTATAAGCAAAGAGTTCAATTCCCGAGGACAGGTTGATTTGATAGACATGCAATCATTCAAATACAATGACTATAGATTTTTAATGCTATACCAAgatcatttaacaaaatttgtaattttacgCCCTCTTACATCAAAGCGTGCTTACGAAGTAGCAATGCAAATACTTGATATCTTCCTTCTTTTTGGTGCTCCAAACATCCTTCAAAGTGATAATGGTGCCGAATTCACTGCAAACATCATTAGTGAGCTGAAAAACTTATGGCCTGAATGCAAAATTGTTCATGGTAAACCTCGACACCCACAGAGTCAGGGCAGCGTTGAGTGA